Proteins from a genomic interval of Rosa chinensis cultivar Old Blush chromosome 2, RchiOBHm-V2, whole genome shotgun sequence:
- the LOC112190770 gene encoding nuclear poly(A) polymerase 1, protein MKSNELERYLRNDAGLYECREESLIREEVLGRLDEIVKQWVKAISRGKGFDEEFVEEANAKVFTFGSYRLGVHSPGADIDTLCVGPAYVTREEGFFGELYKMLSEMPEEVTELNPVHDAHVPVLKFKFNGVSIDLVYARLSLPVIPEDLDLSQDSILQHVSAGDEQTVRSLNGCRVTDRILKLVPNIQTFRTTLRCIRLWAKHRGVYSNVAGFLGGINWALLVAFICQLYPNALPSLLVSRFFRVYTQWRWPNPVLLCPIKEGLGLQVWDPRRNVRDRYHLMPIITPAYPSMNSSYNVSQSTLCIMLGEFQRGNDICKAMEAENKDFDWGTLFESYAFFDAYKNYLQIDICAGGADDFRKWKGWVESRIRQLTLKVENETGGMLQCHPHPGDFPDKTLPYHSSFFMGLQRTQQVPVKGGEPVHLGRCVDEFKWAVNAYTSRKTGMDIRVSHVKRRDIPNFVFPGGIRRLRTSKATWERRQRSPQPEASGDIAQCQSKTTVLDGTDGGQKRKRQENGDAETDSSSRHPKSVRCNPPINTVVADASISKQAEKLAREPHVPDQVLPKELDELEDDRDQVKDFAGGNMKDSHTMGAIKSNNGAGPSTACSYIGDLEELEFNELKVPYYQTPSEPVAKPIIRVNFITLASGTC, encoded by the coding sequence ATGAAAAGTAATGAACTTGAAAGGTATTTGCGCAACGATGCCGGGCTTTATGAGTGTAGGGAGGAGTCTCTGATTAGAGAGGAAGTTCTAGGAAGACTTGACGAGATTGTTAAGCAATGGGTTAAAGCAATTAGCCGAGGCAAAGGTTTCGATGAGGAATTTGTAGAAGAAGCAAATGCTAAGGTCTTCACCTTTGGGTCATACAGGCTAGGAGTTCATAGCCCTGGCGCAGATATAGATACACTCTGCGTGGGACCAGCATATGTAACTCGAGAAGAGGGTTTCTTTGGGGAGCTGTATAAGATGTTGTCTGAGATGCCAGAAGAAGTAACCGAGTTGAATCCTGTGCATGATGCTCATGTTCCAGTTCTGAAGTTCAAGTTCAATGGGGTTTCGATAGACCTTGTTTATGCAAGACTATCGCTTCCGGTTATTCCTGAAGACTTAGATTTGTCACAAGACTCAATCCTACAACATGTCAGTGCTGGTGATGAACAAACTGTTCGAAGCCTCAATGGTTGTAGAGTTACAGACCGAATTCTAAAGTTGGTCCCAAACATTCAGACTTTCCGCACAACATTAAGATGCATTAGGTTATGGGCAAAGCATCGTGGTGTTTATTCGAATGTTGCAGGGTTTCTTGGTGGTATAAACTGGGCATTGCTTGTGGCTTTCATATGCCAACTTTACCCAAATGCATTGCCTAGTCTACTAGTGTCTCGGTTCTTCAGGGTCTATACTCAGTGGCGTTGGCCAAATCCAGTATTGCTCTGCCCTATCAAAGAAGGGCTTGGACTTCAGGTTTGGGATCCAAGAAGAAATGTAAGGGATAGGTACCATTTGATGCCTATAATTACCCCAGCTTATCCTTCCATGAACTCTAGCTACAATGTGTCGCAGAGTACTTTGTGTATCATGTTAGGAGAGTTTCAGAGGGGAAATGACATTTGTAAGGCCATGGAAGCAGAAAATAAGGATTTTGATTGGGGTACCCTTTTCGAGTCATATGCTTTCTTTGACGCGTATAAGAATTACTTGCAGATAGACATATGTGCAGGAGGTGCTGATGACTTCAGGAAATGGAAAGGCTGGGTTGAATCTCGGATCCGTCAACTAACACTCAAAGTTGAGAATGAAACTGGCGGCATGTTGCAGTGTCACCCACACCCTGGTGATTTTCCAGACAAGACCCTACCTTATCATAGCTCATTCTTCATGGGACTACAGCGTACCCAACAAGTTCCGGTCAAAGGAGGTGAGCCGGTTCATTTAGGGAGATGTGTTGATGAATTTAAGTGGGCTGTGAATGCTTATACTTCAAGGAAGACTGGAATGGACATTCGTGTATCCCATGTAAAGCGCAGGGACATCCCTAATTTTGTATTTCCTGGAGGGATCCGACGTTTGCGTACATCTAAAGCAACTTGGGAGAGAAGGCAACGTTCCCCTCAACCGGAGGCTTCAGGCGACATAGCTCAATGTCAGTCTAAAACAACTGTTCTAGATGGGACAGATGGAGGTCAGAAGAGAAAAAGGCAGGAGAATGGTGATGCAGAGACCGACTCCTCATCAAGGCACCCCAAGTCTGTGAGGTGCAACCCGCCGATCAACACTGTTGTCGCCGATGCATCAATTTCTAAACAAGCAGAGAAGCTGGCACGGGAGCCACATGTTCCGGACCAAGTTTTGCCAAAAGAACTGGATGAGCTTGAAGATGATAGAGATCAAGTCAAAGACTTTGCTGGTGGGAACATGAAGGATAGTCACACaatgggggcaataaaatctaACAATGGAGCTGGTCCTTCCACTGCTTGTTCATATATTGGGGACTTGGAGGAACTTGAGTTTAATGAACTTAAGGTGCCGTACTATCAAACCCCTTCTGAACCTGTGGCGAAGCCAATCATTAGAGTGAATTTCATTACATTGGCCAGTGGAACATGTTGA